TCCCGCCGTAGCAGACCAGCGCGAGGCGGAGTTCCTTGTCCTGCACTAGACCCTACCGCTCCGCACTTCGGCCCATACGGGCAGGTGATCCGATGCGGTGCGCGCGGCGGCGCTGTCGTTGACGCCACAATCGGCGATGCGGAGGTCGCGCGACACCATGATCCGGTCGAGCCGGGCGATCGGCCGGCGCGCGTGGAAGGACCGGCCGGTTGGCGCGAAAGCGAAATCCTTACCGAAATCGCGCAGGCAGCCGGATTGCGCGCTCCAGTCATTGAGGTCGCCCATCATCACCGTCGGCATCGCCCGTTCGCTCGACGAGAGATGGGTGAGGATTGCGTGCGCCTGCCGCCGCCGCCACAGTCCCGACAGGTCGAGGTGCATTCCGACGATTCGCAGCACTTCGCCCCGGATCCGCAAGTCCGCCATCACTGCGCCGCGCGGCTCCAGTGCGGGCAGGTGAATGATCTCACAATCGAGGATCTGCGCGTCCTTGCGCACCAGGATCGCATTGCCGTGCCAGCCCATTGATCCCGAGCGGACCCCGAACGATACCGCCTTCCAGGGGCTGTGCTCATCGAGCATGTGGGGGGTGATGACCCCCTGCCGCTGGCCAAATCGACGATCGCATTCCTGCAGCGCGACGACGTCGGCATCGATCTCGCGCAGCACTTCAAGCGTGCGCTCGGGCCGGCGGCGACGATCGGTGCCGATCGCCTTGCGCATATTGTAGCTGGCAACCTTCAGCATCGGTCCTGTTTGGGACGCGTAACGATCAGAGGCAAGCGCGCGATCAGCGGGTGAGCGGCGGCATCGCCATTGGCGGCTGGGTGCGTGCCTCGGCGGCGGCTTCCTGAAGGCTGCGCGCGGTGGCCTCTGCCGCATCCGGAGTCATCGCAATGGCGACTCCGTCCGGGCCGTCGAGGAGGACGAGGCCCGCTTCGGCGCTGGCAACGCCCGATTTTCGATGTGGTTCGCGTCCATGCCCGTGCATCGCCCCGACTTTCCCAATTATTCGCGCTAATCGCGCAGAACGCGTGGTTTCCGCAAAATATCCCGGAATTTTCAGGGGTTTTTGTAGCGTTTCGGGTCACCGCCCGCCTGCTTCGAGCAGGCGGCGCGGGGCGATCAATTCCCAGCTGATCGCGACCCGGTCGCCGACGCGGTCCCAGTCGGTGTCCGGACGGTCGAGATGGATGCCGATCCAGCCCGATGGGCCGAAATAGGGCGGGCGGTAATAGAGGCCCGGCTCCATCTCGATCAGCATCGCCTGTTCCTCGGTCCCGCTGGTCTTGACGATCGCCGCGGTGACATTGTCGCCATGATGGGCGTGCCAGAAATAGGCGAACATCTTGCCTTTGGTGATGAAAAACGCTGGCATGCCGTGGGACAGCTTCTCATCGGCTTCGGGAAGGGCGAGCGCGATGGCGCGAAGCTTATCCAGCGCGGCGCTCGCCTGAGGGGTCATCTGCTGAGCCATTCCGCGACAATGCGGGGATAGAGCTTGTGTTCCTCCGCCAATACCCGTTCGGCGAGTGTTTCGGCGGTGTCACCGGGGCGGATCGGGACTTTGGACTGGCCTAGCACCTCGCCGCCGTCGAGTTCCTCCGTGACGAGGTGGACCGAGCAACCGCCATGGCTGTCGCCCGCGTCGACGGCGCGCTGATGGGTGTCGAGGCCCTTGTAGAGGGGGAGCAAGGAAGGGTGGATGTTGACGATCCGCCCGCGCCAGCGCGCGACGAAATCGTCGGAGAGGAGGCGCATGTATCCGGCAAGGGCGATGGCTTCGACGCCAGCGCTGCGCAGCGCGGAGTCGATCGCGCTCTCATAGTCCGCCTTGGCAATGCCCTTGGGGGATTGGGCGAAGGTCGCGATGCCCTGTTCGGCTGCCCATGCCAGACCGGCGGCGTCGGGCTTGTCGGACGCGACCAGTGCGACGATGTAGGGCGCGTCGGGCAGTCGGGCGGCTTCGGCCAGCGCCTGCATGTTCGATCCGCGACCAGAGATCAGGATGCCGAGCTTGCGTTTCACCCATGCCTCTCCCGCTTGCGGGAGGGGAGATCATGCATTGTGCGTCGCTTCCCAGTCCGCACGGGCGCTCCAGGTTTCGGCGCTGCCCGAAACGGTGCAGCCGCGCTGGCCTTCGACGATGGTGCCGATGCGGTGGACGGTCTCGCCCGCCGCTTCGAGTTCCGCCGCGACGGCGTCGGCCTGATCCGCTGCGACCACCGCGATCATGCCGATGCCGCAGTTGAAGGTGCGCGCCATTTCCTGTGGCTCGATATTCCCCTGCGCTTGCAGGAACGCCATCAGGCGCGGTTGGGCCCAGCTATCGGCATCGACCCGGGCGTGGCAGCCCTCGGGCAGGACGCGCGGGATATTCTCGAGCAAGCCGCCGCCGGTGATGTGCGCGAGGCCGTGGATCGTGCCCTTGCGAAGTTGCGGAAGCAGACTCCGCACATAGATGCGGGTCGGGGCCATCAGCGCGTCGAGCAGGATCACCTCCTGATCGAACAGTGCGGGGCGGTCGAGCTTCCAGCCCTTGTCCGCAGCGAGGCGGCGGACGAGCGAATAGCCGTTGGAGTGCACGCCGTTGGAGGCAAGGCCGAGGATCACGTTGCCCGGTGCGATCTTCTTGC
The genomic region above belongs to Sphingomonas sp. J315 and contains:
- a CDS encoding endonuclease/exonuclease/phosphatase family protein, whose amino-acid sequence is MLKVASYNMRKAIGTDRRRRPERTLEVLREIDADVVALQECDRRFGQRQGVITPHMLDEHSPWKAVSFGVRSGSMGWHGNAILVRKDAQILDCEIIHLPALEPRGAVMADLRIRGEVLRIVGMHLDLSGLWRRRQAHAILTHLSSSERAMPTVMMGDLNDWSAQSGCLRDFGKDFAFAPTGRSFHARRPIARLDRIMVSRDLRIADCGVNDSAAARTASDHLPVWAEVRSGRV
- a CDS encoding MmcQ/YjbR family DNA-binding protein, with protein sequence MTPQASAALDKLRAIALALPEADEKLSHGMPAFFITKGKMFAYFWHAHHGDNVTAAIVKTSGTEEQAMLIEMEPGLYYRPPYFGPSGWIGIHLDRPDTDWDRVGDRVAISWELIAPRRLLEAGGR
- the purN gene encoding phosphoribosylglycinamide formyltransferase, with product MQALAEAARLPDAPYIVALVASDKPDAAGLAWAAEQGIATFAQSPKGIAKADYESAIDSALRSAGVEAIALAGYMRLLSDDFVARWRGRIVNIHPSLLPLYKGLDTHQRAVDAGDSHGGCSVHLVTEELDGGEVLGQSKVPIRPGDTAETLAERVLAEEHKLYPRIVAEWLSR
- the purM gene encoding phosphoribosylformylglycinamidine cyclo-ligase, with the translated sequence MTDPESYTYAQAGVSIDAGNALVRAIAPLARSTRRPGADADLGGFGGLFDLKAAGFTDPLLVAANDGVGTKLKLAIDHDSHDGVGIDLVAMCANDLVVQGAEPLFFLDYFATGKLVNGVAERVIAGIAEGCKQAGCALIGGETAEMPGMYADGDYDLAGFCVGAVERDQLLDGKKIAPGNVILGLASNGVHSNGYSLVRRLAADKGWKLDRPALFDQEVILLDALMAPTRIYVRSLLPQLRKGTIHGLAHITGGGLLENIPRVLPEGCHARVDADSWAQPRLMAFLQAQGNIEPQEMARTFNCGIGMIAVVAADQADAVAAELEAAGETVHRIGTIVEGQRGCTVSGSAETWSARADWEATHNA